A genomic segment from Salvia splendens isolate huo1 chromosome 13, SspV2, whole genome shotgun sequence encodes:
- the LOC121760957 gene encoding secreted RxLR effector protein 161-like: MKKVPYANAIGSVMYLMVSTRPDIAYVVSCLSRYMSNPGPVHWEALIWLLRYLKNTSKYGLCYFRCEYGVKLTGYVDSNYVNDRDKRKSTTSYVFTVCRSCISWKSQLQHIVALSTTESEYIVITEAMKEAVWLNEVLSKLNFVKTPPVVFSDSQSAIQLCKNPVFHDRTKHIDVRFHYIRDIVEKNEVSLLKVHTDKNPADMGTICLSLEKLLFCIKYFHFDLG; encoded by the coding sequence ATGAAAAAGGTTCCCTATGCTAATGCTATTGGATCTGTGATGTATTTGATGGTTAGcactaggcctgatattgcatatGTTGTGTCTTGCTTGAGTAGATACATGTCTAATCCTGGTCCTGTTCATTGGGAAGCCTTGATATGGTTGCTGAGATATCTGAAAAATACTTCTAAGTATGGATTATGTTATTTTAGATGTGAATATGGTGTCAAATTGACTGGTTATGTTGATTCGAATTATGTTAATGATAGAGATAAGAGGAAGTCCACCACTTCCTATGTCTTTACTGTATGCAGATCTTGCATAAGTTGGAAATCACAGCTGCAGCATATTGTGGCTCTGTCCACTACTGAATCTGAGTACATTGTCATTACTGAGGCAATGAAAGAAGCTGTATGGTTAAACGAAGTACTTTCTAAACTCAATTTTGTGAAAACTCCTCCTGTTGTGTTTTCAGATTCACAGTCTGCCATTCAATTGTGCAAAAATCCAGTtttccatgatagaactaagcataTTGATGTGAGATTCCATTACATTAGGGACATTGTAGAAAAGAATGAGGTTTCTCTTTTGAAAGTGCACACTGATAAAAACCCAGCTGACATGGGGACTATATGCTTATCACTTGAAAAACTTCTTTTCTGCATTAAGTATTTTCATTTTGATCTAGGATAG